In a genomic window of Muntiacus reevesi chromosome 1, mMunRee1.1, whole genome shotgun sequence:
- the LOC136164368 gene encoding putative selection and upkeep of intraepithelial T-cells protein 1 homolog isoform X2 yields MEIRWFRNHYKKPVHLYNDGKDLYGETISNYVERTELLTDAIGEGKVTLRIFRVNAADDGTYHCFFKDGDFYEEAITEVKVTATSLETQILVHPPNTKGLLVECNSGGWFPQPQMEWRDSRENIIPPSSKSHSQDTDKLFNMKMTLLIQSTHGNITCYLRNPVTGQEEKTSIVLSNKLFLWSTVWKLILGLILALLLTSTMVSSVALHRRLQRVQIRAARNSSQSPLRSRTCTEYCLPVTRHTDCSCNAVHPWLVGILIVSTSFIMIVSLICYLHYKKRVPVSDPHFELDVMWLEDMTVILCVLTVFITMIISSAYFRFRGFLQN; encoded by the exons ATGGAGATACGCTGGTTCCGGAACCACTACAAAAAACCTGTTCACCTGTACAATGATGGTAAAGACTTGTATGGAGAAACCATCTCTAATTATGTGGAGCGGACAGAGCTCCTCACAGACGCCATTGGAGAGGGTAAGGTGACCCTCAGAATCTTTAGGGTGAATGCTGCTGATGATGGGACGTACCACTGTTTCTTCAAAGATGGTGATTTCTATGAGGAGGCCATCACAGAGGTAAAGGTCACAG CTACAAGCCTAGAAACGCAGATTCTGGTACATCCTCCTAATACCAAAGGTCTTTTAGTGGAGTGCAATTCAGGAGGTTGGTTCCCACAGCCTCAAATGGAATGGAGAGACAGCAGAGAAAATATCATCCCACCTTCCTCAAAATCCCATTCACAGGATACAGACAAATTGTTCAACATGAAGATGACCCTTCTAATACAGAGCACCCATGGGAATATCACCTGCTACCTTCGAAACCCTGTAACTGGTCAAGAGGAGAAGACAAGCATTGTCCTATCAA ATAAACTGTTTCTATGGAGTACAGTTTGGAAGTTGATTCTGGGCTTAATTCTGGCTCTACTGCTGACCTCTACCATGGTCTCCAGTGTTGCTCTACATCGTAGATTGCAAA GAGTACAGATAAGAGCAGCCAGAAACAGCTCACAATCTCCACTACGTTCGAGAACCTGTACTGAATACTGCCTTCCTGTTACCCGACACACAG attgctCCTGCAATGCAGTACATCCTTGGTTAGTGGGCATACTAATAGTCTCGACTTCATTCATTATGATTGTCTCCCTCATTTGCTATTTGCATTACAAAAAAAGAG TCCCCGTTTCAGATCCACATTTCGAGTTGGATGTCATGTGGCTGGAGGATATGACTGTGATCCTGTGTGTTTTGACGGTCTTCATCACCATGATCATTTCCTCTGCTTACTTTAGATTCAGAG
- the LOC136164368 gene encoding putative selection and upkeep of intraepithelial T-cells protein 1 homolog isoform X1 — MEMTGQSFSRYFVAMLLLQMITPSSEKFTVNGIEGPILAPLGGNVELSCQLSPPQSAEHMEIRWFRNHYKKPVHLYNDGKDLYGETISNYVERTELLTDAIGEGKVTLRIFRVNAADDGTYHCFFKDGDFYEEAITEVKVTATSLETQILVHPPNTKGLLVECNSGGWFPQPQMEWRDSRENIIPPSSKSHSQDTDKLFNMKMTLLIQSTHGNITCYLRNPVTGQEEKTSIVLSNKLFLWSTVWKLILGLILALLLTSTMVSSVALHRRLQRVQIRAARNSSQSPLRSRTCTEYCLPVTRHTDCSCNAVHPWLVGILIVSTSFIMIVSLICYLHYKKRVPVSDPHFELDVMWLEDMTVILCVLTVFITMIISSAYFRFRGFLQN, encoded by the exons ATGGAAATGACAGGACAATCTTTCTCTAGATACTTTGTTGCCATGCTCCTCCTGCAGATGATAACACCAAGTTCAG AGAAGTTCACAGTGAATGGCATAGAGGGGCCAATCTTGGCTCCACTGGGTGGGAACGTGGAGCTCAGTTGCCAGCTGTCCCCACCACAGAGTGCAGAACACATGGAGATACGCTGGTTCCGGAACCACTACAAAAAACCTGTTCACCTGTACAATGATGGTAAAGACTTGTATGGAGAAACCATCTCTAATTATGTGGAGCGGACAGAGCTCCTCACAGACGCCATTGGAGAGGGTAAGGTGACCCTCAGAATCTTTAGGGTGAATGCTGCTGATGATGGGACGTACCACTGTTTCTTCAAAGATGGTGATTTCTATGAGGAGGCCATCACAGAGGTAAAGGTCACAG CTACAAGCCTAGAAACGCAGATTCTGGTACATCCTCCTAATACCAAAGGTCTTTTAGTGGAGTGCAATTCAGGAGGTTGGTTCCCACAGCCTCAAATGGAATGGAGAGACAGCAGAGAAAATATCATCCCACCTTCCTCAAAATCCCATTCACAGGATACAGACAAATTGTTCAACATGAAGATGACCCTTCTAATACAGAGCACCCATGGGAATATCACCTGCTACCTTCGAAACCCTGTAACTGGTCAAGAGGAGAAGACAAGCATTGTCCTATCAA ATAAACTGTTTCTATGGAGTACAGTTTGGAAGTTGATTCTGGGCTTAATTCTGGCTCTACTGCTGACCTCTACCATGGTCTCCAGTGTTGCTCTACATCGTAGATTGCAAA GAGTACAGATAAGAGCAGCCAGAAACAGCTCACAATCTCCACTACGTTCGAGAACCTGTACTGAATACTGCCTTCCTGTTACCCGACACACAG attgctCCTGCAATGCAGTACATCCTTGGTTAGTGGGCATACTAATAGTCTCGACTTCATTCATTATGATTGTCTCCCTCATTTGCTATTTGCATTACAAAAAAAGAG TCCCCGTTTCAGATCCACATTTCGAGTTGGATGTCATGTGGCTGGAGGATATGACTGTGATCCTGTGTGTTTTGACGGTCTTCATCACCATGATCATTTCCTCTGCTTACTTTAGATTCAGAG